From Apium graveolens cultivar Ventura unplaced genomic scaffold, ASM990537v1 ctg2528, whole genome shotgun sequence, the proteins below share one genomic window:
- the LOC141700581 gene encoding NAC domain-containing protein 30-like isoform X1, with the protein MEICTYGEDNIVSSMEPESCVPPGFRFHPTEEELVGYYLNRKINSLKIDLDVIVELDLYSIEPWDLQGRCKLGYEEQSEWYFFSHKDRKYPTGRRTNRATSAGFWKATGRDKAVVSKESIIGMRKTLVFYKGRAPTGIKTDWIMHEYRLQSSEHEPPQEEGWVVCRAFRKPIPNQRQGNGNLNNGYYFRNGNNFASSSIQDRLINPVHSVVQNQSTNYYQVPFATLDQHQFSNHAHQLTDLPQLDSPSTISASLDMDQDKNINHDINFYDDIKNVQNFYMPKLNEASFIPFPDMPLIPCDEDSDSQNHMNQLLGCFPDL; encoded by the exons ATGGAGATCTGTACTTATG GAGAGGATAATATTGTATCTTCCATGGAACCGGAATCATGTGTCCCTCCTGGCTTTAGATTTCACCCAACTGAAGAAGAACTTGTAGGCTACTATCTAAATCGAAAAATTAACTCTTTAAAGATTGATCTTGATGTTATCGTGGAACTCGATCTTTACAGCATTGAACCATGGGACCTTCAAG GCAGATGCAAACTGGGATACGAAGAACAAAGCGAGTGGTATTTCTTCAGTCACAAAGATAGGAAGTATCCAACGGGGAGACGAACAAATAGAGCAACTAGTGCGGGGTTTTGGAAAGCAACCGGAAGAGATAAAGCTGTGGTCTCAAAGGAGAGCATTATAGGCATGAGGAAAACCCTTGTTTTCTACAAAGGCCGTGCGCCTACTGGTATCAAGACTGATTGGATCATGCATGAATATCGACTCCAATCTTCTGAACACGAACCTCCACAG GAAGAAGGATGGGTTGTATGTAGAGCATTCAGGAAACCAATTCCAAATCAAAGGCAAGGGAATGGTAATTTGAACAATGGTTATTATTTTCGAAACGGCAACAATTTTGCATCATCATCCATTCAAGATAGACTAATTAATCCGGTGCATTCGGTCGTGCAAAACCAGAGCACAAATTATTACCAAGTACCCTTTGCCACTTTAGACCAACACCAGTTCTCTAACCATGCTCACCAGCTAACTGATCTTCCACAACTTGACAGTCCTAGTACCATTTCAGCAAGCCTTGATATGGATCAAGATAAGAATATTAATCACGATATCAACTTTTACGATGACATAAAAAATGTGCAGAATTTTTACATGCCGAAACTAAATGAAGCTTCATTTATTCCCTTCCCAGACATGCCACTCATTCCATGTGATGAAGATTCAGATTCTCAGAATCATATGAACCAGCTTCTTGGTTGTTTTCCTGATTTGTAA
- the LOC141700581 gene encoding NAC domain-containing protein 30-like isoform X2, with product MEPESCVPPGFRFHPTEEELVGYYLNRKINSLKIDLDVIVELDLYSIEPWDLQGRCKLGYEEQSEWYFFSHKDRKYPTGRRTNRATSAGFWKATGRDKAVVSKESIIGMRKTLVFYKGRAPTGIKTDWIMHEYRLQSSEHEPPQEEGWVVCRAFRKPIPNQRQGNGNLNNGYYFRNGNNFASSSIQDRLINPVHSVVQNQSTNYYQVPFATLDQHQFSNHAHQLTDLPQLDSPSTISASLDMDQDKNINHDINFYDDIKNVQNFYMPKLNEASFIPFPDMPLIPCDEDSDSQNHMNQLLGCFPDL from the exons ATGGAACCGGAATCATGTGTCCCTCCTGGCTTTAGATTTCACCCAACTGAAGAAGAACTTGTAGGCTACTATCTAAATCGAAAAATTAACTCTTTAAAGATTGATCTTGATGTTATCGTGGAACTCGATCTTTACAGCATTGAACCATGGGACCTTCAAG GCAGATGCAAACTGGGATACGAAGAACAAAGCGAGTGGTATTTCTTCAGTCACAAAGATAGGAAGTATCCAACGGGGAGACGAACAAATAGAGCAACTAGTGCGGGGTTTTGGAAAGCAACCGGAAGAGATAAAGCTGTGGTCTCAAAGGAGAGCATTATAGGCATGAGGAAAACCCTTGTTTTCTACAAAGGCCGTGCGCCTACTGGTATCAAGACTGATTGGATCATGCATGAATATCGACTCCAATCTTCTGAACACGAACCTCCACAG GAAGAAGGATGGGTTGTATGTAGAGCATTCAGGAAACCAATTCCAAATCAAAGGCAAGGGAATGGTAATTTGAACAATGGTTATTATTTTCGAAACGGCAACAATTTTGCATCATCATCCATTCAAGATAGACTAATTAATCCGGTGCATTCGGTCGTGCAAAACCAGAGCACAAATTATTACCAAGTACCCTTTGCCACTTTAGACCAACACCAGTTCTCTAACCATGCTCACCAGCTAACTGATCTTCCACAACTTGACAGTCCTAGTACCATTTCAGCAAGCCTTGATATGGATCAAGATAAGAATATTAATCACGATATCAACTTTTACGATGACATAAAAAATGTGCAGAATTTTTACATGCCGAAACTAAATGAAGCTTCATTTATTCCCTTCCCAGACATGCCACTCATTCCATGTGATGAAGATTCAGATTCTCAGAATCATATGAACCAGCTTCTTGGTTGTTTTCCTGATTTGTAA